In the genome of Rhodamnia argentea isolate NSW1041297 chromosome 3, ASM2092103v1, whole genome shotgun sequence, one region contains:
- the LOC115743197 gene encoding pentatricopeptide repeat-containing protein At1g32415, mitochondrial isoform X1 has product MIPRYGSRSFLDSITCSTFRWTLDYLRKGKLLDARNVLERMPDRGPHGRVGHWTSLLSRFSKFGFIDEAKALFDIMPKKNQVTYNAMLSGLVQSGRISEACSFFEQMPERNVVSWTSMLCGYANVGRIDEAKRLFSAMPERNVVSWNAMVVGLIRNGNLDEAKWVFDAMPIRDVISWNAMISGYTENFRMEEARNLFEEMEERNIVTWTIMVTGYCRIGNVEEGYTLFKRIPEQNVVSWTAMIGGYAWNGFYREALSIFLETKKNFNLEPNKETFISLAYACAGVGFSHLGKQLHANLILRGLESDDDDGRLSQSLIHMYTSFGVMDFAHHIVVGNIKSCSAQLCNLMINGYIRSGQLEKANNFFVTAPMCDRISWTSMIDGYLSVGQVSKARELFDVMPDRDAVAWTAIISGYVHNELIVEAIDLFSEMRSQGFHPLNLTYATLIGAAGAVANLDQGKQYHSLLLKSNFEHDLTVQNSLISMYAKCGEIDGASSIFTSMIDRDIVSWNSMIMGYSNHGLTNEALQVFESMIKCGSHPNSTTFLGILSACSHGGLVDRGWEEFNSMRDVYAITPGLEHYICMIDLLGRAGKLEEAEDFVLRLPFEPNSAVWGALLGVCGLKKNSKIAARAAKKLLELDPLNAPAHVVLCNVCAANGQYIDETILRKEMGQKGVRKTPGCSWIPLKGRVYLFLSGSKISLEADEMLSLLLGNLDE; this is encoded by the coding sequence ATGATTCCGAGATACGGCTCTCGCTCTTTTCTGGATAGCATAACGTGTTCGACCTTTCGATGGACGCTGGATTATCTCCGCAAGGGTAAGCTTCTAGATGCACGGAACGTGCTCGAGAGAATGCCCGACAGAGGACCTCATGGCCGAGTCGGGCACTGGACATCGCTGCTATCGAGATTTTCTAAATTTGGTTTCATTGATGAAGCTAAAGCTCTCTTCGACATCATGCCGAAGAAAAACCAAGTGACATATAATGCAATGTTGTCTGGGCTCGTTCAAAGTGGGAGAATTAGTGAGGCTTGTAGCTTTTTCGAGCAAATGCCGGAGAGAAATGTCGTGTCATGGACTTCAATGCTTTGTGGGTATGCGAATGTGGGGAGGATTGATGAGGCGAAGAGGTTGTTCAGTGCTATGCCGGAGAGGAATGTTGTCTCTTGGAACGCCATGGTTGTTGGGTTGATTAGGAATGGCAATTTGGACGAAGCTAAGTGGGTTTTTGATGCAATGCCTATAAGGGATGTAATTTCTTGGAATGCTATGATTTCTGGGTACACTGAGAATTTCAGAATGGAAGAAGCTAGGAATTTGTTTGAAGAAATGGAGGAAAGGAATATTGTTACTTGGACCATTATGGTAACTGGTTATTGTAGAATTGGAAATGTAGAAGAAGGTTATACTTTGTTCAAGAGAATCCCCGAGCAGAATGTTGTTTCTTGGACTGCCATGATTGGAGGGTATGCCTGGAATGGCTTCTACAGAGAGGCTCTGTCTATTTTTctagaaacaaagaagaatttCAATCTCGAACCAAACAAGGAAACCTTCATCTCGCTCGCATATGCCTGTGCTGGAGTTGGATTTAGTCACCTTGGCAAGCAGCTACATGCAAACTTGATACTCAGAGGACTGGAgtctgatgatgatgatgggagGCTAAGCCAAAGTTTGATACACATGTACACTTCGTTTGGAGTAATGGACTTTGCTCATCACATTGTTGTCGGAAACATAAAGAGCTGCTCTGCCCAGTTGTGTAATTTGATGATTAACGGTTATATTCGGAGTGGACAGTTGGAAAAGGCTAACAATTTCTTTGTCACGGCACCTATGTGTGATAGGATCTCATGGACATCCATGATTGATGGTTATTTGAGTGTTGGACAAGTTTCTAAAGCACGTGAGCTCTTCGACGTCATGCCTGATAGGGATGCTGTGGCATGGACAGCAATAATATCAGGTTATGTCCATAACGAGTTGATTGTTGAGGCTATTGACTTGTTCTCTGAAATGCGGAGTCAGGGGTTTCATCCTCTTAATCTTACATACGCAACTCTAATTGGAGCAGCTGGTGCAGTGGCAAATCTTGACCAGGGAAAGCAGTATCATTCACTCTTGCTGAAATCTAATTTTGAGCATGACCTGACCGTTCAAAACTCACTGATCTCTATGTATGCTAAGTGCGGGGAGATAGATGGTGCAAGTAGTATTTTCACGAGCATGATAGATCGGGATATTGTTTCGTGGAATTCCATGATCATGGGTTACTCGAACCATGGGTTGACGAATGAAGCTCTGCAGGTTTTTGAGTCCATGATAAAATGCGGAAGCCACCCAAATTCGACGACCTTCTTGGGGATTTTGTCAGCATGTAGTCATGGAGGGTTAGTTGACCGTGGGTGGGAGGAGTTCAATTCCATGAGGGACGTCTATGCAATTACTCCAGGCCTGGAGCACTATATCTGCATGATTGATCTCTTGGGCCGTGCAGGAAAACTAGAGGAAGCTGAAGACTTCGTGCTGCGGCTGCCTTTCGAACCAAATTCAGCTGTTTGGGGGGCTCTTCTTGGTGTATGCGGattaaagaaaaattccaaaattgcTGCCCGTGCTGCCAAGAAGCTTCTTGAACTGGATCCTTTAAATGCACCAGCCCATGTGGTGCTGTGTAACGTATGTGCAGCAAATGGAcagtacatcgatgagacaaTTTTGAGGAAGGAGATGGGTCAGAAGGGTGTACGGAAAACTCCTGGATGCAGTTGGATACCACTGAAGGGGAGAGTTTATTTGTTCCTATCAGGGAGTAAAATATCTTTGGAAGCTGATGAAATGCTATCTCTCCTGCTTGGAAATCTTGATGAGTGA
- the LOC115743198 gene encoding uncharacterized protein LOC115743198, with translation MSFHDLPPHKNNPQILQNPNPQTSNRESLAAASHRHAMGLLSWFRGSPKPQSQPKPSNASTAPNSPSEAPGMNGAVEVPRPAGVTVFEFGSVAATADKVTLAGYCPVSDDLEPCRWEVLPAAGSDAPQFRVVF, from the coding sequence ATGTCTTTTCACGACCTTCCTCCCCACAAAAACAATCCCCAAATCCTGCAAAACCCTAATCCACAAACATCCAACAGGGAATCACTCGCAGCGGCATCCCACAGACACGCCATGGGTCTTCTCTCTTGGTTCAGAGGCTCTCCCAAACCTCAATCCCAGCCCAAGCCCTCCAACGCGTCGACTGCTCCGAACTCGCCCTCCGAAGCTCCGGGCATGAACGGCGCCGTCGAGGTCCCCCGGCCGGCCGGCGTCACCGTCTTCGAGTTCGGGTccgtcgccgccaccgccgacaAGGTCACCCTCGCAGGGTACTGTCCCGTCTCCGACGACCTCGAGCCCTGCCGCTGGGAGGTCCTCCCGGCGGCCGGCTCCGATGCGCCGCAGTTTCGCGTGGTCTTctga
- the LOC115743197 gene encoding pentatricopeptide repeat-containing protein At1g32415, mitochondrial isoform X2 encodes MLSGLVQSGRISEACSFFEQMPERNVVSWTSMLCGYANVGRIDEAKRLFSAMPERNVVSWNAMVVGLIRNGNLDEAKWVFDAMPIRDVISWNAMISGYTENFRMEEARNLFEEMEERNIVTWTIMVTGYCRIGNVEEGYTLFKRIPEQNVVSWTAMIGGYAWNGFYREALSIFLETKKNFNLEPNKETFISLAYACAGVGFSHLGKQLHANLILRGLESDDDDGRLSQSLIHMYTSFGVMDFAHHIVVGNIKSCSAQLCNLMINGYIRSGQLEKANNFFVTAPMCDRISWTSMIDGYLSVGQVSKARELFDVMPDRDAVAWTAIISGYVHNELIVEAIDLFSEMRSQGFHPLNLTYATLIGAAGAVANLDQGKQYHSLLLKSNFEHDLTVQNSLISMYAKCGEIDGASSIFTSMIDRDIVSWNSMIMGYSNHGLTNEALQVFESMIKCGSHPNSTTFLGILSACSHGGLVDRGWEEFNSMRDVYAITPGLEHYICMIDLLGRAGKLEEAEDFVLRLPFEPNSAVWGALLGVCGLKKNSKIAARAAKKLLELDPLNAPAHVVLCNVCAANGQYIDETILRKEMGQKGVRKTPGCSWIPLKGRVYLFLSGSKISLEADEMLSLLLGNLDE; translated from the coding sequence ATGTTGTCTGGGCTCGTTCAAAGTGGGAGAATTAGTGAGGCTTGTAGCTTTTTCGAGCAAATGCCGGAGAGAAATGTCGTGTCATGGACTTCAATGCTTTGTGGGTATGCGAATGTGGGGAGGATTGATGAGGCGAAGAGGTTGTTCAGTGCTATGCCGGAGAGGAATGTTGTCTCTTGGAACGCCATGGTTGTTGGGTTGATTAGGAATGGCAATTTGGACGAAGCTAAGTGGGTTTTTGATGCAATGCCTATAAGGGATGTAATTTCTTGGAATGCTATGATTTCTGGGTACACTGAGAATTTCAGAATGGAAGAAGCTAGGAATTTGTTTGAAGAAATGGAGGAAAGGAATATTGTTACTTGGACCATTATGGTAACTGGTTATTGTAGAATTGGAAATGTAGAAGAAGGTTATACTTTGTTCAAGAGAATCCCCGAGCAGAATGTTGTTTCTTGGACTGCCATGATTGGAGGGTATGCCTGGAATGGCTTCTACAGAGAGGCTCTGTCTATTTTTctagaaacaaagaagaatttCAATCTCGAACCAAACAAGGAAACCTTCATCTCGCTCGCATATGCCTGTGCTGGAGTTGGATTTAGTCACCTTGGCAAGCAGCTACATGCAAACTTGATACTCAGAGGACTGGAgtctgatgatgatgatgggagGCTAAGCCAAAGTTTGATACACATGTACACTTCGTTTGGAGTAATGGACTTTGCTCATCACATTGTTGTCGGAAACATAAAGAGCTGCTCTGCCCAGTTGTGTAATTTGATGATTAACGGTTATATTCGGAGTGGACAGTTGGAAAAGGCTAACAATTTCTTTGTCACGGCACCTATGTGTGATAGGATCTCATGGACATCCATGATTGATGGTTATTTGAGTGTTGGACAAGTTTCTAAAGCACGTGAGCTCTTCGACGTCATGCCTGATAGGGATGCTGTGGCATGGACAGCAATAATATCAGGTTATGTCCATAACGAGTTGATTGTTGAGGCTATTGACTTGTTCTCTGAAATGCGGAGTCAGGGGTTTCATCCTCTTAATCTTACATACGCAACTCTAATTGGAGCAGCTGGTGCAGTGGCAAATCTTGACCAGGGAAAGCAGTATCATTCACTCTTGCTGAAATCTAATTTTGAGCATGACCTGACCGTTCAAAACTCACTGATCTCTATGTATGCTAAGTGCGGGGAGATAGATGGTGCAAGTAGTATTTTCACGAGCATGATAGATCGGGATATTGTTTCGTGGAATTCCATGATCATGGGTTACTCGAACCATGGGTTGACGAATGAAGCTCTGCAGGTTTTTGAGTCCATGATAAAATGCGGAAGCCACCCAAATTCGACGACCTTCTTGGGGATTTTGTCAGCATGTAGTCATGGAGGGTTAGTTGACCGTGGGTGGGAGGAGTTCAATTCCATGAGGGACGTCTATGCAATTACTCCAGGCCTGGAGCACTATATCTGCATGATTGATCTCTTGGGCCGTGCAGGAAAACTAGAGGAAGCTGAAGACTTCGTGCTGCGGCTGCCTTTCGAACCAAATTCAGCTGTTTGGGGGGCTCTTCTTGGTGTATGCGGattaaagaaaaattccaaaattgcTGCCCGTGCTGCCAAGAAGCTTCTTGAACTGGATCCTTTAAATGCACCAGCCCATGTGGTGCTGTGTAACGTATGTGCAGCAAATGGAcagtacatcgatgagacaaTTTTGAGGAAGGAGATGGGTCAGAAGGGTGTACGGAAAACTCCTGGATGCAGTTGGATACCACTGAAGGGGAGAGTTTATTTGTTCCTATCAGGGAGTAAAATATCTTTGGAAGCTGATGAAATGCTATCTCTCCTGCTTGGAAATCTTGATGAGTGA